A genome region from Trichoderma asperellum chromosome 7, complete sequence includes the following:
- a CDS encoding uncharacterized protein (EggNog:ENOG41) → MECMRNKFTGGLLLDGGRYQTISPLNHGSFGMVFMAQDLVSNQVVAIKCLTKRSAPCEVNPEFAVDERSEEYALHNGLGSHPNIVNLLDTFETEAHVYLVMEFCGQGDLYEAIRNGHGPLETEHVRQFMLELVDAVAYIHSKGVYHRDIKPENIFLTQDGAMKLGDFGLATTDKWSYETTVGSDRYMAPEQFDSAGAGYSPAEADIWAIGICLLNILFSRNPFTTPTESDPLFLDFSRDKQSLFDVFPSMSQDTYEVIVQCMNLDPKKRSLEGARDALLRAVSFTTEDESLDDFCGAENPTVASAHREPLRTPSIQTPQIDGGAFPWTKALNETPAAHRRQLSIIPDDESYSEDLFSKSGETTDWYSTGVQTPSSSMLDSRIIEARLRAFNISRPPVPKAVAKVSPAAGSLPIAMGKPFPSMAAVFGRQKDTVSKSWSDMWDEDEEEEQEQQRVSALQELNSRTWSHESTNDNTSVPKTEPIPVAHVIKGDVDDDLVADGFFFHEASPPTKHAFTITPRYSPPSKRGNVDKWAALGERRRGQNIQAEPEKSPGWKQRRHFGFGYSNNGYNNNKYYEAGVWDHHFSTSHNNNILHNQHNSYGKGWSKDRLKENSWTKAKDWNWRKDRRTDLGDVEWVGGW, encoded by the coding sequence ATGGAATGCATGAGGAACAAGTTTACTGGTGGCCTCCTCCTTGATGGAGGTCGCTACCAGACCATCTCACCACTCAACCACGGCTCATTCGGCATGGTCTTTATGGCTCAGGATCTCGTTTCCAACCAGGTCGTGGCCATCAAGTGTCTCACCAAGAGGTCAGCGCCTTGTGAGGTCAACCCCGAGTTTGCAGTTGACGAACGATCCGAGGAGTATGCTCTGCATAACGGACTGGGATCGCACCCCAACATTGTCAACCTGCTGGATACCTTTGAGACCGAGGCCCATGTCTACTTGGTCATGGAGTTCTGCGGCCAGGGTGACCTCTACGAGGCTATCCGCAACGGCCACGGTCCTCTGGAGACTGAGCACGTTCGCCAGTTCATGCTCGAGCTGGTCGACGCTGTTGCCTACATCCACTCCAAAGGTGTCTATCATCGCGATATCAAGCCAGAAAACATCTTCCTCACTCAAGATGGCGCGATGAAGCTCGGCGACTTTGGCCTTGCCACTACCGACAAGTGGTCTTACGAGACTACCGTCGGCAGCGACAGGTACATGGCCCCTGAGCAATTCGACTCTGCCGGTGCTGGATATTCGCCCGCCGAGGCTGATATCTGGGCCATTGGCATTTGTCTCCTCAacattctcttctctcgcaATCCGTTCACCACCCCCACAGAGTCTGACCCTCTGTTCCTCGACTTCTCTCGTGACAAGCAGAGTCTCTTTGATGTCTTCCCCAGCATGTCGCAGGACACGTATGAGGTCATCGTGCAGTGCATGAACTTGGATCCCAAGAAGCGTTCGCTCGAGGGCGCCCGCGATGCCCTCCTTCGCGCTGTGAGCTTTACGACGGAGGATGAGTCTCTCGATGACTTTTGCGGTGCTGAGAACCCTACCGTGGCATCTGCTCATCGTGAGCCTCTCCGCACCCCGTCTATCCAAACCCCACAGATCGATGGAGGCGCATTCCCCTGGACCAAGGCGCTCAACGAGACTCCTGCTGCCCATCGTCGTCAACTTAGCATCATTCCCGACGATGAGAGCTACAGCGAGGATCTCTTCTCCAAGTCTGGAGAGACGACCGACTGGTACTCTACTGGAGTCCAGACCCCGTCTTCCTCCATGCTGGACTCGCGCATCATTGAAGCTCGTCTGCGGGCCTTCAACATCTCTCGCCCGCCCGTGCCCAAGGCCGTCGCCAAGGTTTCTCCCGCCGCTGGATCCTTGCCCATCGCCATGGGCAAGCCGTTCCCTTCCATGGCCGCCGTCTTTGGCCGCCAGAAGGATACGGTTTCCAAGAGCTGGAGCGACATGtgggacgaggatgaggaagaggaacaggagcagcagagggTCAGCGCTCTCCAGGAGCTCAACTCGCGCACTTGGAGCCACGAGAGCACCAACGACAACACCTCTGTGCCAAAGACTGAGCCCATCCCCGTGGCTCACGTCATCAAGGGTGATGTGGACGATGATTTGGTTGCTgatggtttcttttttcacgAGGCCTCTCCACCCACCAAGCACGCCTTTACTATCACACCGCGCTACTCGCCCCCGTCAAAGCGCGGCAACGTCGACAAGTGGGCAGCGCTTGGTGAGCGTCGCAGGGGCCAGAACATTCAGGCGGAGCCCGAAAAGTCTCCCGGTTGGAAGCAGCGTCGTCATTTTGGGTTTGGATACAGTAACAACGGATACAATAACAACAAATATTATGAAGCGGGCGTTTGGGATCATCATTTTTCTACTTCTCACAATAACAATATTTTACACAATCAACACAACAGTTACGGCAAGGGGTGGAGCAAGGATCGCCTCAAGGAGAATTCGTGGACCAAGGCGAAAGATTGGAACTGGCGCAAGGACAGGCGCACCGATCTTGGAGACGTTGAGTGGGTTGGTGGTTGGTAA
- a CDS encoding uncharacterized protein (EggNog:ENOG41~CAZy:GH93~SECRETED:SignalP(1-16)): MFYKLLFFILALPVRGSPAKSPSLRPWSTFDQKVIFQPDSSHAVIYPRLTELSDGTILATSAYSGNHPPFFPIFASENGGATWEWRSNLTDQVNGLGFGSQPALAELTFDIGRFKAGTVLASGNSAGANGTNIDLYASFNKGKTWQFISNVARGSAPSTQNGNPCIWEPFILPFNNTVGVFYSDQRDPLHGQKLSHQESTDLEHWGDVINDVAYPLYTDRPGMTVIDYVPPLKKWIFVHEFPGGDSWSGAGYPVYYRLSDSPFEFRYAYGYPIVVNGVQPSSSPYVVWTPEGGVNGTIIVSDADHQSVFTNRANGQPDQWEEHNTPQPKAYSRALHIFKKYPNHLMILGAGNYQGVDPPGTNRPLYASVVDVTNMLRSPPGDGNA; encoded by the exons ATGTTTTACAAACTActttttttcattcttgCTCTCCCGGTCAGAGGCTCACCCGCAAAATCACCGAGCCTTAGACCATGGAGTACTTTTGATCAAAAGGTTATATTTCAACCAGATAGCAGCCACGCTGTTATCTATCCAAGACTCACGGAATTATCTGATGGCACAATTCTTGCAACATCGGCATATTCCGGAAACCACCCTCCGTTCTTCCCCATATTTGCTAGTGAAAATGGCGGTGCGACGTGGGAATGGCGGAGCAATTTGACCGACCAGGTCAATGGCTTGGGCTTTGGATCCCAGCCTGCTCTGGCTGAACTCACTTTTGACATTGGACGCTTTAAAGCTGGAACTGTGCTCGCCAGCGGGAACAGCGCTGGCGCCAATGGTACAAATATTGACTTATACGCCAGCTTCAACAAAGGCAAAACATGGCAGTTTATCAGCAACGTAGCCAGAGGAAGTGCTCCGAGTACGCAAAACGGAAACCCTTGTATTTGGGAGCCTTTTATTCT CCCCTTTAATAATACAGTGGGCGTATTCTATTCTGACCAGAGAGATCCCTTGCATGGCCAGAAGCTTTCTCATCAAGAGTCGACGGATCTTGAGCATTGGGGCGATGTCATAAACGACGTCGCTTACCCGCTCTATACTGATCGTCCTGGAATGACCGTCATTGATTACGTCCCGCCACTGAAGAAATGGATCTTCGTTCACGAGTTCCCGGGCGGCGACTCGTGGTCTGGTGCCGGATACCCCGTTTACTACAGGCTTTCGGATAGTCCCTTTGAGTTCCGATATGCCTATGGCTATCCCATTGTCGTCAACGGCGtacagcccagcagcagtcCATATGTTGTATGGACGCCAGAGGGTGGTGTCAACGGCACAATTATCGTGTCGGATGCTGATCATCAAAGCGTGTTTACCAATCGAGCAAACGGCCAGCCGGATCAATGGGAGGAACACAATACTCCTCAGCCAAAAGCTTACAGCCGTGCCCTCCATATTTTTAAGAAGTACCCCAATCACCTGATGATCCTCGGGGCGGGCAATTATCAGGGTGTTGACCCCCCGGGAACTAATAGGCCACTGTATGCAAGCGTTGTGGACGTGACAAATATGCTGCGGAGCCCTCCAGGAGATGGAAATGCCTAG
- a CDS encoding uncharacterized protein (EggNog:ENOG41) has product MSSNSEPNINWDPYIQDIVSLYIKQNKTAEETIQYLRENHGLQATLRQFKYKFGGKKKITEKEWTTGIIPEIKKRALENKESEVYFHGDKLNHKRLKRGIDRYAAGVSRDFIDLDTSTVIGQNLSDRLCIATPPCHSASPPIDPIPEVYQDVAKVTLLETTAPILRCISPGSVGPSSPSRNCFFLHDGGDSRLFDFYGDAQLLLDTSPAPIEHAPETHVQESIDRAFTLTATDGLSDSFGLDTVLGVSQFTLVLNLPYFQLKHPLLQGTSSLDIVNHLHSGLPPNGPSTNGSFDVPTTPSQPSNDLPSVLAKVIGLPYNGQIADVIPSFVTKLQALVPEQYPGELNAQVQALSDPSQKPSIFQLFEVAAYFFSNNLLRKHQAATFVEWIIEHNHVKPLMLFLRLRRDMLTVKAFLPCLVEAGALVQNKEFLRQLHAIGAKFDDVAAQLVEIENPEFLAFVLSTLDPESLKGEPGGYLLRSMVRAQNIAVVELLIQAGAQVNVSLPKERRTTPLWEAVLCANFEMVKCLVRAGADVNQYSYAANADYAPTPLALAVRKGAKRIVQYLLDQNAVIRGSVCGSPLLQYAAENVPDVYELLLKKSGTMPAVTAGQLIKAAELDVRFLLKFLSQHPQVSERMLEEPMTVALERGRTRAVVNFLQHGVDPNGSHIPTSRNRPLTVAAALGSPSHRLQYVDLLIHAGADVNINGLLEEIIWVEGHTSVVSKLINAGLDLTQYGPTAIETAVYSGNTDVSILLVDRGVSVNSYGHRVTPFQAVALHQSLELLQYFFRKGAEVNKPAFPVRGYTALQAAATAYSIEKIQFLLSVGADINAPPAVTGGVTALEAMVRPWEPFYNDIEDDDEVYCAQHYSEKKGLAKTFVFLLGEGAAVNRPDGSSSPLLHDIIERGDTHLLKLALEAGANTTHQWPTRSSSWCERTPLQLAAEMGQVEAVKLLLDHQADPNALPARRHGMTALQAAASSEEACMETVELLLTAGAAINADPAALGGITALQGAAIKGYFQIAMLLIEKGADVNAPPAIEDGRTAIEGAAEHGRLDMVQMLLNAGAIGDVIRKTGLMKAISLARKNRQFHVVDLLESHRRGMRATL; this is encoded by the exons ATGTCGAGCAATTCGGAGCCCAATATCAACTGGGATCCGTACATTCAGGATATCGTCTCTCTTTACATCAAGCAAAACAAGACCGCCGAGGAAACAATTCAGTATTTGCGCGAAAACCATGGCTTACAAGCCAC TCTACGGCAGTTCAAGTACAAATTCGgcgggaaaaagaagattaCGGAGAAAGAGTGGACGACCGGGATCATCCCAGAAATTAAGAAACGCGCCCTGGAAAACAAGGAAAGCGAAGTCTATTTTCATGGAGACAAGCTTAACCACAAACGACTCAAGAGAGGCATCGACCGATACGCAGCTGGGGTGAGCCGAGATTTTATTGATCTCGATACCTCAACAG TAATCGGACAAAACCTCAGCGACCGGCTCTGCATTGCAACCCCTCCATGTCATTCAGCATCGCCACCTATCGACCCTATCCCTGAAGTATATCAGGATGTTGCCAAAGTCACCTTGCTAGAGACAACAGCACCGATTCTGCGCTGCATCTCTCCCGGTTCTGTAGGCCCATCATCGCCTTCTAGGAACTGTTTCTTTCTGCATG ACGGCGGTGATTCGCGCCTTTTTGACTTTTACGGAGATGCTCAACTTCTGTTGGATACATCCCCCGCTCCTATAGAGCACGCACCTGAAACGCATGTGCAGGAGTCTATAGACAGGGCGTTTACACTGACGGCCACCGACGGATTATCTGACTCGTTTGGACTGGATACCGTTTTGGGCGTGTCACAATTCACCCTTGTACTAAACCTGCCCTACTTCCAATTAAAGCACCCTCTCCTGCAAGGCA CCAGCAGCCTCGACATTGTTAATCACCTTCATTCTGGCCTTCCCCCCAATGGCCCGTCAACTAATGGATCATTCGATGTACCAACAACTCCTAGTCAACCTTCAAATGACCTTCCATCCGTGCTTGCAAAGGTTATTGGCCTCCCCTACAATGGCCAGATTGCGGATGTCATCCCTTCTTTTGTAACTAAGCTCCAGGCTCTGGTACCAGAACAATATCCTGGCGAGCTTAACGCCCAAGTCCAAGCGCTGTCCGATCCCTCCCAAAAGCCATCCATTTTCCAACTGTTCGAAGTTGCCGCCTACTTTTTCTCAAATAATTTGTTGCGAAAACACCAAGCGGCAACATTCGTCGAATGGATAATCGAGCACAACCATGTGAAACCTCTTATGCTCTTCTTGCGACTGCGACGGGACATGCTTACTGTAAAGGCATTCCTTCCCTGCCTTGTCGAAGCTGGGGCCCTTGTACAGAACAAAGAATTTCTAAGGCAACTCCACGCCATTGGTGCTAAATTCGACGATGTTGCAGCACAACTTGTGGAGATAGAGAACCCAGAGTTCCTGGCCTTCGTTCTGTCCACCCTTGATCCGGAATCGCTCAAAGGAGAGCCCGGAGGTTATCTTCTCCGATCTATGGTGCGTGCACAAAACATCGCAGTGGTAGAACTATTGATTCAAGCTGGGGCCCAAGTCAACGTTAGTCTGCCCAAAGAGCGGCGAACAACTCCTCTTTGGGAAGCAGTTCTCTGCGCCAACTTTGAAATGGTCAAATGTTTAGTTAGAGCTGGAGCAGACGTGAACCAGTATTCTTACGCGGCAAATGCCGACTATGCACCCACGCCTTTGGCTCTCGCGGTGCGTAAAGGGGCTAAAAGAATCGTCCAATATCTGCTGGATCAGAATGCGGTGATACGAGGTTCCGTGTGCGGATCGCCACTTCTTCAGTACGCGGCCGAAAATGTTCCGGATGTTTACGAACTTCTGCTCAAGAAATCGGGGACCATGCCTGCGGTTACTGCTGGTCAGTTAATAAAAGCCGCGGAGTTAGATGTTCGATTCTTGTTGAAATTTCTATCCCAACATCCTCAAGTCTCCGAAAGAATGCTCGAGGAACCCATGACAGTGGCATTAGAGAGGGGCAGAACCCGGGCAGTTGTCAATTTCCTACAGCACGGGGTCGACCCCAATGGTTCTCATATACCAACATCTAGAAACCGCCCTTTGACCGTCGCGGCTGCACTGGGTTCTCCGTCACATAGACTTCAATATGTAGATCTCTTGATTCACGCCGGAGCAGATGTCAATATCAATGGCCTTTTGGAGGAAATTATTTGGGTTGAGGGTCACACTTCTGTTGTTAGCAAATTGATTAATGCAGGACTTGATCTTACACAGTATGGCCCTACTGCAATTGAGACGGCCGTGTACAGTGGGAATACGGATGTATCAATCCTCTTAGTTGATCGGGGCGTGTCTGTTAATAGTTACGGACACAGAGTCACCCCTTTTCAAGCAGTTGCCCTGCATCAAAGTCTTGAGCTCCTGCAATATTTTTTCAGGAAAGGGGCCGAAGTTAACAAGCCAGCGTTTCCCGTCCGAGGGTATACAGCCTTACAGGCTGCCGCCACGGCTTATTCAATAGAGAAGATACAATTTCTCCTCAGCGTAGGCGCTGACATAAATGCCCCCCCGGCCGTGACGGGCGGAGTAACGGCCCTTGAAGCAATGGTCCGGCCCTGGGAACCCTTCTACAATGACatcgaggacgacgacgaggtgTATTGTGCGCAACATTATAGTGAGAAAAAAGGGCTTGCAAAGACTTTCGTTTTCCTCCTTGGTGAAGGCGCAGCAGTGAATCGTCCAGACGGCTCAAGTAGCCCATTGCTACACGATATTATTGAACGGGGGGACACTCATCTCCTTAAGCTAGCCCTTGAAGCAGGAGCGAATACAACCCACCAATGGCCAACGCGATCCTCATCATGGTGCGAGAGAACGCCGCTTCAGCTTGCCGCGGAAATGGGTCAGGTGGAGGCTGTGAAGCTTCTCCTTGACCACCAGGCAGATCCGAATGCCTTACCAGCACGTCGCCATGGGATGACAGCTCTCCAAGCCGCAGCATCGTCGGAAGAGGCTTGCATGGAGACAGTAGAGTTGCTTTTGACTGCGGGTGCTGCAATCAACGCAGACCCCGCTGCCCTTGGGGGGATTACTGCTCTGCAGGGCGCCGCAATCAAGGGTTATTTTCAGATAGCAATGTTGCTGATCGAAAAAGGAGCAGATGTAAATGCCCCTCCTGCGATAGAAGACGGACGTACGGCAATCGAAGGAGCTGCTGAGCATGGGCGATTGGATATGGTACAGATGCTGCTCAACGCAGGCGCAATTGGAGATGTCATCAGAAAGACCGGCCTCATGAAGGCTATTAGTTTGGCAAGGAAGAATCGTCAATTTCATGTTGTCGATTTACTCGAGTCTCACAGAAGAGGGATGAGAGCTACCCTTTGA